The Candidatus Baltobacteraceae bacterium DNA window TCTAGTACGAGAGGACCGAGTTGAACGAACCGCTGGTGAACCGGTTGTCCCGCCAGGGGCATAGCCGGGTAGCTATGTTCGGACCAGATAAGCGCTGAAAGCATATAAGCGCGAAACTGACCCTAAGATGAGATCTCAATCCCGTAAGGGTGAAGGGTCGTGGGAGACTACCACGTTGATAGGCCGGGGGTGGAAGGCGAGCAATCGCTGGAGCTGACCGGTACTAATCGCCCGGAAATTTTTGACAAACTCCTTTATTTTGGCACTGAAAGTTCTTCTGTATGCAGCTTTCTCATCGCGATCGCCTGGAGCTCAGGCTCGGCGTCGCGATGAGGATCAAGTTTCTGGCGTTCATAGCGGCGGGGTCCCACCCGTTCCCATCTCGAACACGGCAGTTAAGCCCGCCTGCGCCAATGATAGTCGGACCGCAGGGTCCCTCGAAAGTAGGTCGACGCCAGATTATCTATCCAGAGAGCCCGCCGTAGAAATACGGTGGGCTTTTTGTCGTGAGTCGGCAACGGGCGTGCCCACAGTGTCAAGACTGGGTTAAAACGGGGCTTTCGCTTCGCTGAGGTTGTTAGATCGACCGAAGCAGTATTTGGGCACAGAGCGGTAGAGGCCGGCTCATTTGCGGCTACTTGCCCGCGAGATTATTGGAGCGTTCGCAGCACTGATGCATTTTCGGATCGTAATCGGAAGCGCTTTAGGCCTGTTGGCATTTTTGCTTGCGGGCGTCGGTGCTTGCGCGGCAACCGTCATGGTGCTGAGCGATAGCGCGGGCGTCTATCTCATCGATACGAATACCGGGGCGGTCGTGCAGTCCTACGGAAGCTTATTTACCGGCAGCAGCGCGCAAAATCTCGGACAGGATACGAACGGCAACCTCTACGTGTCCAACACGAGCGGCCAGCTCTTGAAATCGACGCTCAATCCCAACGCTCCGACGTCGGCGACGGCATACGCTGCCTCTGCCGTGGTTGCTGCGATCCCGGGCGTGGGTGGAACGCTCGCGCGGATGTCGTTCGACCCGACCACGAAGTATTGCGTCGGCGGCTGCCTCGTCACAATGTCGAATGCGACGACCGTGCTGTGGCTCGATCCCGCGACTGCGGCCGTGGTGAAATCGCTCACGTTGACCGGTCCGGGTGTAAGCACGAACGGGGATATCGTCGTCGAACCGACCGCGGCAAACGACGAGACGCTGTACGTCGTCGCAACCCATAATCTTTATACGATAAACGCGACGACCGGCGCGGTTACGGGACCCGTGACGCTCGGCGGACCCACGGGAAGCTTGACGGGAGCCGCGCTCTTACCCAACGGGCACATCGTAGCGTGCGAGCAAAAGGGCAGCGGTACTCCGTGGACGCTGTGGGAATACACGACCGCTGGCGCTTCGGTCGGCAGTCACGCCGGCATCGCGACGGGCAGCGACGTCGTGAACGATCTCGCATCGATCCCCGCGACGTTCGCCGTCGCAAAAAACGGCACGTCCGCGGCGGGCCCGAACGACTCGATGGCCTATTCGGTCGCGCTAAAAAATACCGGCTATTTTGCCGCTCCCACGGCCTCAATCGTCGACCCCGTTCCGAATACCGTCGTCATATCGCCGACGACGTTGCCCTCGTGCGCCGTAGCGGGCGGAATCGGCTCGTGTTCGATCACGTCGGCGGCCGGCGCGCAAACCGTGATAGCCACGGTGAGCAATCTCTCCGCCGGAGCAACCGCGACCCTGTCGATCGTCGGAACGCCGAGCGCGTCGAGCGGCAGCGCGGTCAACACCGCTACGGGCAGCGTCCCCTACGACCCGAGCGAGTACGGCGGCGAAACGTTAACCAGTAATTCCGTTACCACCACGTTTACGGGTTCGGAGATGAGCAAGCTGGTCGCGAACATCACCGAGGGGATCGGACCCGGTACGAGCATCATTGGAAAGCCGATCGACGTGTTGGAATATACGTTGACGTTCACGAATAAGCGCGGCTTCCCGCTACGCTCGTTCACTATCAGCGATCCGGTACCGGTTAACACCGCATACGTTCCGGCGAGCGCAACGTGCGTAACGACTCCGGTCCCGCTAACGTGCGTACCGGCCCAAGCCGGCGGAACCGTCACCTACACCTACACGGGCGGCTCGCTGCCGATTAACGGCACCGTCACCGTTAAATTCCGAGTCACCATTCAATAGGGCGCGCGCTGCGGTCGCGGTCTAACGCGGACGGATTCGATAGATCGCGCCGGTTTGATCGTCGGCTACGAAGAGATCGCCCTGCGGCCCGATCGCGATACCGGTCGGACGCCCGATGCGCCGAATGCTCGCGCCGGCTTGATACCCGCCGACGAACTCGCTCCACTGCGCGGTCGGGTCGCTCCAATTGACGGGCGTCGCGGGAACGTCGCCGCGCATTGCGACGAACACCACTCGCGGCGGCACGTAACCGCTAAGACCTTGCGCCGGACCGTGCCACGAGCCATGCAACGCGACGAACGCGCCGCCGCGGTACTTCACCGGAAAAGCGTGCGGGCCCGAAAGCTTTTCGGGATAAAATGCCGCGCCGATCGGCGTTTCGTAGGCGGGAAACACGACGCGCGGCACGGCGGTCTTGGAGCAGTCGTGTCCGGCCCATTTCGAAACCGGATTTGCTTTGCGATTCTCGTAGCACCACGGCCACCCGTAGTCTGCGACGCTCGTCTGCAGGCCGACCGCGTCGAAGATTTCGTACGGATGCCCGACGGGCAGATCGTCTTCGCCGGCGACGCCGGCCCACAGCGTTCCGGTTTCGGGGTTAGTCGTTAGTGCGATGGCGTTGCGAATGTGCGTCGCTCTTAGAGTTAGCGAGCCGTTTGCACCGACGCGTTGAATGGTCGCGCGAGTTTCGTCGAGATCGGGCTGGCACGCATTGCAGGACGACCCGACGCTCGCGTAGAGCGCTCCGTGACTTACGGCGACCGACGTGGTTTCGTGGTCGCGATCGGTGTGCGATGGACGAACCGCCGCGATCTTCACCGGAGCACTTCGCGCGGTCCGATCGCCGCTGCGATACGCGATCCGGTAAACGGCAAACTGCGTGCCGACGTAGAGCGTATCGCCGGCGAGCGTGAGCCCGGCCGCGGGTTGGTTATCGAAGTGTGCGAAGACGCTTGGCGCGCCCGCGTCGCCATCCGCATGCGGAACCACATAGACGTCGCTGCCGTAGGTTCCGACGAACAGATCGCCGTTGGGCGCAACGGCCAGCTCGCGTGCCTGGCTCACGGTCGCGATTTTTTGAATCGTAAACCCCGCGGGCACGCGCGGCATGGGATCGGCCGCCGAGCCGCCGGCGGCGCAGCCCGTCGCCAAGCACAGCGTGGCCGAGAGTGTCAGAAACGTTCCGCGAAACTTCATTTCCACTGATCGTCCGGTCGCGCGGCTATTTCCTTTCGCCCGATCGCAAACCGGCTTACGAACTACAGCTCACTTCGAGGGACTCGGCCCATTCCGGCGCGGGCCGTGCGAAGTCGGCAAACTCCGGGCGTTCTTCAAACGGCGCGCGAAGCGCCGCAAGCAGACGTTCGATGGCCGAATAGTCGCGCTGTTGCGCGCGGGAGATGGCGGTCTGGGCGAGATAGTTGCGCAGGATGTATGCCGGATTTGCGGCTCGCATCGCCGCTGCGCGCACGTCCTCGCCCAGCCCAGAGGTTCGAATCGCGGCGCGATACCGCTCGAGCCACGACCGTGCCTCCACGTCGCGTGCGGCGAACGCTTCGCAAAAGGCCTCGTCCGCATCGGTGGGACTTGCCGCAACCTCGCAGAGACGTCGAAAGGTTTGCGTATAATCCGCGCGCGCATGTCCCATGAGCGCGAAGAGATCTCCGAGCAGATCGTACGAGTCATCGGGCCATTCGCGCAGACCCAGCTTGCGCCGGCAGAGAGCGAGATACGCGGCGCGCAGTTCCGGTTCGTAGCAGGCTAACGCAGCCGCGGCGGATTCTTCGTCGAGAAGCGGCTCGAGCGCCGCAGCGAGCGCCCGCAGATTCCACAGCGCGATGCTCGGCTGGGCCGCGAAGCGATAACGCCCGAGGTGATCGGAATGATTGCAGATCCAATCCGGATCGTAGCGTTCCATGAAGCCGAAGGGGCCGTAGTCGAGGGTCAATCCCAGGATCGACATATTGTCGGTATTCATGACGCCGTGTTGAAAGCCGACGGCTTGCCAGTGCGCGATCGTGCGCGCCGTGCGCTCGGCAACCGACTGCAAAAACGCGGCGTAGCGACGTTCCGCGCCGGCGGCTTCGGGGAAATGACGATCGATGACGCGGTCGGCGAGGGTACGAACCGCCTCGGCGTCGCCGCGTGCGGCAAAGTATTCGAACGTACCGAATCGCACGAAGCTCGGAGCGACGCGCGTTACGACGGCCGCAGTCTCCGGCGTTTCGCGGTAGACCGCGTCGTCGCTCCCCACGATGGCGAGCGCTCGCGTCGTCGGAACGCCGAGCGCGTCCATCGCTTCGCTGCACAGAAATTCGCGAATGCTCGAGCGCAGCACGGCCCGTCCGTCGCCCATGCGCGAGAACGGCGTCTCGCCCGCGCCTTTGAGCTGTATCTCCCACGATTCGCCAAGCGCGTTGCGCCGCTCGCCCAGCAGCAGCGCTCGACCGTCGCCGAGTTGCGGGACCCACGAGCCGAATTGGTGCCCCGCGTACGCGGTCGCGATCGTCGTAGCCCCGGCGATCGCGTCGCTTCCGGCGAGGGCGCGTACGAACGACGGTTCGGCTATCGCCGAAGGATCGAGATCGAGGAGCGCCGCGGCGTGCGGACTGACCGCGACGAAATACGGATCGCGCAGCGGCGTCGGTGCCGTCGGCACGAAAAAACGCGACGGCAGTTCGGCGTACGAATTGCCGGTAACGAGCGTGTCGATCGGACGCTCAGCGGACAAGGGGTTCGAACTGCTCGCGGAAATCGTGGGCGGTAAGCTGCGTTTGGGACGCGAGGCGCGAGAGCCGCGGCTCGACGAAGTCTTCGGGTTCGAGGCGGATCATGTAGTTGCGGGCGACCGTATAGGATTCGGTGGTCACGTCGACCATCCGGATTCGAACGCGCTTGGTTGCCGGATCGGTCAGGTCCGCGAGCTGCACCGGAACGACGCGGCCGCCCGAGAGCGCGATTAGCGCGCCGCTTCCGCCGCCGAGCAGATATCGCACGGCGCCGTAGCCCAGCGTGCGCGTGTACTCGACGTCGAACGGAACGGGTTTCGCGCAGCGCAGTTCGTAGCCGATATCCTTGGTGACCACGGTCGTTTCAACCCCGATCTCCGCCAGGCGTTTGCGAACGGCGTCGCGCAGCACGCTGCCGATCGGTACGTCCGCCAGCCGCACGTGTCCGTAGGCGTCGCGCGGAACGTCCTGCAGCGAGGCGAGTTTGTCGGCGGAGAGACGCTCGACGATGCCCTCCGCGATCACCGCCACGCCGTGATTGTGATTGCTCGCCCGGCGCTTGACGATCGCGCCGACGATCGTGTCGACGACGACGTCCAGATCGAGGTCCGCATTGGGAAACTCCTCGGGAATCACCGCCAAGGTCGCGCCGGCCGCTTTGCACATGCCAAGCGCGAGCGCGCCGGACTTACGGCCCATGCTCACCACGAGGTACCAGCGCGCGGTCGTGCGCGCGTCTTCCATCAGGCTCTCGATGATGTTGGTGCCGACCGAGCGAGCGGTCTCGAACCCGAAGGTCGGCGCGCTATCGGGCAAGGGCAGATCGTTGTCGATCGTCTTCGGAACGGTGGCGACGCCGATTCGGCCTTGCGTGAGGGCGGCGATGCGCGTCGCGCCGTACGTCGTATCGTCGCCGCCGATCGCCACGAGATAGCGAACGTTTAACGATGCGAGCGCTCGAACGCAGCGCTGCAGCGTTGCATCGTCCTTCGCCGGATTCGTGCGCGACGTGCGCAAAATCGAGCCGCCGGTCGTGTGAATGCGCGAGACGTCGTCGATCGTTAGCTCGCACGTTTGCGTCGGGTCGCCCTGGGCGATGTGGTAGTACCCATCGTAGAGCCCGATAACGCGCAGGCCGCTGTTAATGGCTTCGATGGTCGCCGAAGCGATCACGCCGTTGATTCCGGGTGCCGGACCGCCGCCGACGAGGATGCCGAGTGTGTCGCCGCTCATGCAGAGTGGATACGCGCAATCGCAAGGCAACTCATTGCGCGGCCCGAAGTGCGCGGCATGAACCGGTATGCCGCCGTGCTGTTCGATCTCTTCGGCACGTTAGTCGACGATCGCGGCGATGCGATTGCGGGCGCGCGCGAATTGCTCGCGGCGTTCGATGGGAAGCGGTTTGCGATCGTGACCTCGGCGCCGCGCCGGCTGGCTCGCGCGTTGATCGAACGCGCCGAGCTGCCGGAGCCGCCGGTGCTCGTGTGTGCCGACGATGTCGAGCATGGCAAACCGGCGCCCGAATGCTACGTTCTCGGAGCTCGGCGGCTTGCGGTCGAACCCGTTCGCTGCCTGGTGATTGAAGACAGCGAGGCGGGGATCGCCGCGGCTGCGGACGCGGGTATGGAGGTCATCGCGGTTCGGCGGGGGCGCGGAAGCGATTTTGCCCGGCGCGCCACGCGATCGATCGATCGCCTCGGCGATCTTCGTCTACGCGGCGCACCGGAGGGATTCGAGGTGCTTTAGGCCTTCGGGCTAGCGGTCGGATCCGGGGCTTCCGGAGCGCCCGGTTTCTCGGCGCCTTCGTTCTGCTCGTTCCGACGCAGCTGTTGAAGGTTCGTTTGATACTGCGCGCGCTGGGCCGGCGTTAGGATGCCGGTGATCTGGTCGCGTAGCGCCTTGCGCGACGCCATGTCGGGCTTGCTGCCCGCCGGATGCGCCTGGCGATAGGCCGTTCGCAGTTGCTTGATCTGGGCTTTCTGTGGGTCGCTTAGGGTAATGCCGTGCATGGCGCGGCCCCAGCCGCCGCGGTGATGGTGATGGCCGGATTGGCCGGCCGCGGGCGCGGGTGCGGGTGCGGCGGGCGCGGCGACCTGGGCCGAGCCGATGGCCGGCAGCGCGACGGCTGCGGCAAGCGCGACGGGCAGAAGAAGGGCACGAGAAAAATTCACGAAGGGCTCCTTGATGGCGGTGTTCTCACGTTGAGGATAACGCGCCCCGGGCCGGAACGTTCTGAAAATGGGATTAGGAGCCCGGCTCGAGCGATGAAAGAGCCTCGCAAGCCTTGGTGGACCGGCGAGCGGTCGTGCTACAAGGCAAACGGCGCGCCGAAAGCCGCATTCAAAACGAAGAAGGCGGCGGAAAAGGCGATTCCAAAGACGACGCGCGGCCTCGGCGCGTACCGCTGCGCCGAACACGGTTGGCACCTAGGTCACTAAGCCGGGTTGCGCGCGCAGATTTCGAGTTTGGTGCCCGTTGGGTCTTCGAAGAAATAGGCCGGATACTCGGCCATGTTTTCGCTCGGCTCGACGTTGCGCGCACCGATGGCTTCCAGAAACGCCCCGATCTCGGCGAGCCGTTCG harbors:
- a CDS encoding YdiU family protein; its protein translation is MSAERPIDTLVTGNSYAELPSRFFVPTAPTPLRDPYFVAVSPHAAALLDLDPSAIAEPSFVRALAGSDAIAGATTIATAYAGHQFGSWVPQLGDGRALLLGERRNALGESWEIQLKGAGETPFSRMGDGRAVLRSSIREFLCSEAMDALGVPTTRALAIVGSDDAVYRETPETAAVVTRVAPSFVRFGTFEYFAARGDAEAVRTLADRVIDRHFPEAAGAERRYAAFLQSVAERTARTIAHWQAVGFQHGVMNTDNMSILGLTLDYGPFGFMERYDPDWICNHSDHLGRYRFAAQPSIALWNLRALAAALEPLLDEESAAAALACYEPELRAAYLALCRRKLGLREWPDDSYDLLGDLFALMGHARADYTQTFRRLCEVAASPTDADEAFCEAFAARDVEARSWLERYRAAIRTSGLGEDVRAAAMRAANPAYILRNYLAQTAISRAQQRDYSAIERLLAALRAPFEERPEFADFARPAPEWAESLEVSCSS
- the pfp gene encoding diphosphate--fructose-6-phosphate 1-phosphotransferase, whose product is MSGDTLGILVGGGPAPGINGVIASATIEAINSGLRVIGLYDGYYHIAQGDPTQTCELTIDDVSRIHTTGGSILRTSRTNPAKDDATLQRCVRALASLNVRYLVAIGGDDTTYGATRIAALTQGRIGVATVPKTIDNDLPLPDSAPTFGFETARSVGTNIIESLMEDARTTARWYLVVSMGRKSGALALGMCKAAGATLAVIPEEFPNADLDLDVVVDTIVGAIVKRRASNHNHGVAVIAEGIVERLSADKLASLQDVPRDAYGHVRLADVPIGSVLRDAVRKRLAEIGVETTVVTKDIGYELRCAKPVPFDVEYTRTLGYGAVRYLLGGGSGALIALSGGRVVPVQLADLTDPATKRVRIRMVDVTTESYTVARNYMIRLEPEDFVEPRLSRLASQTQLTAHDFREQFEPLVR
- a CDS encoding HAD-IA family hydrolase, whose protein sequence is MNRYAAVLFDLFGTLVDDRGDAIAGARELLAAFDGKRFAIVTSAPRRLARALIERAELPEPPVLVCADDVEHGKPAPECYVLGARRLAVEPVRCLVIEDSEAGIAAAADAGMEVIAVRRGRGSDFARRATRSIDRLGDLRLRGAPEGFEVL